The DNA sequence CAAAAATTAACCAGATCAGATTTCCAAGGAAGCTCATAGTGTGTTGTTTTAAATTCTGATTTTAAAGATACAAATTTGGCTTCATCATTTTGTCTGTTTCTCATTAGAATAGATCACTGAAAGTATTTTACCGGTAAACAGAATATATATATTTGCCACCGTCAAAAGATTTCTTTTCGGCAGTTGATCTGCAAGTTTATTTAATAAGGAACGGATGAGTAAATTTTTCTCTAAAGAGGCTTTTGCGGTGATGCATATCCGCAATTTTCGATTGTTTCTGGCCTATCGGTTTTTTATGACTTCGGCTACGTTGATGCAGGCTGTTATTGTAGGCTGGCAATTGTACGACATCACCAAAAATCCGCTTTCACTTGGAATGATTGGCCTCACAGAAGTAATTCCACAAGTAAGCATTGCGTTGTTTGCCGGTCATTTTGTTGATATTTGGGATCGGAAAATGATCATGTCGCGAACCAGTCTTATCTTATTGGTAGGTTCGGGAATCTTATTGTTTTCGAGCATTAATCCGGATAAAATATATTTTTTGAGCCGAACGGCACCCATTTTCATAACGGTATTTTTAGTTGGATTGACTCGTGGAATATTGATGCCTGCCCATACCGCTTTAATGGGGCAGTTGGTTCCGCGCGAATTGCTTACTGGCGCTGCAACCTGGGGAAGTACAGCCTGGCAGATTGCTGCCGTTACCGGCCCTGCATTGGGTGGTTTGATGTATGGCTTCTTTGGAATTGTTCCGGCTTATATTTTGGTGTTTTCATTCTTTCTGGTTTGTGTTATTATTCTGGTTTTTATTAAAAGCCCCGGAAAAGTTATTCAGGAAGAGAAACGTGACGATCACATCTTCACAAGTATAGGCGAAGGAATCAGATATGTGTTTAAAAATCAGGTGTTACTTGGAGCTTTTTCGCTTGATATGTTTGCTGTTTTATTTGGTGGGGCAGTGGCAATGCTTCCGGTTTTTGCTTCCGATATTCTTAAAGTTGGTCCTGAAGGTTTGGGCTTGCTTCGAGCCTGTCCGGCTATTGGAGCGATTTTAATGTCAGTATATTTAACCTTTTATCCGCCAGTTAAACATTCAGGCAAGTTGATGCTTTACAGCGTTGCAGGGTTCGGTCTGTGCATGATCGTATTTGCTATTTCGAAGAATTTTTACCTTTCAGCCGCTTGTCTGTTTTTAAGCGGATCGTTCGATTTTGTGAGTGTTGTTGTTCGTGGCAGCATCCTCCAATTATTTACTTCCAACGAAATGAAAGGACGCGTATCTTCAGTCAACAGTATTTTTGTCGGTTCGTCAAATGAGCTGGGAGCATTCGAATCGGGGACGGCAGCCAGCCTTATAGGCTTGGTACCATCGGTCATATTTGGCGGAGTAATGACATTGATCGTGGTCTCCATTGCCGCGGTTTCTTCACCCAGGCTTCGAAATTTATCGCTCCGAGAAGTTGCAGAAAATCAATAGAAAATGGTCATTAGTCATTAGAAGAAATTTTTCTAATGACTAATGACTTTTTTCTAAACTTTTACAGTCTTCCATTTTCCTTTTCTGAAGAAATACCAGGCAGTCAGTGTCAATGCGGTTTCGGCAGCCACAATTGCTATCGAAATACCATAAATTTTCAGGTCGAATACAATTGCCAGCAAATAGGCGAGTGGTATTTCGAACAGCCAGAAACAGAAGAAATTGATTCGGGTTGGTGTCACGGTGTCGCCACTGCCATTAAAAGCTTGAGTCATGACCATTCCCATGGCGTACGAAACAAATCCGATGCTAATTATTCGCAAACTAACGGCTCCATTGCTTATAACATTCGGATCATTAATGAACAGTCGAATAAATGCTTCTGGAAAAATGATCAATACGATGCCGACCAACCCAAGTAAAATCATGTTGGCATACGCAGTGATCCAAACGGTTCGCTCAGCCCGATCGGGCTGTTTGGCACCCAGATTTTGACCTACCAATGTAGAAGCGGCATTACTAAGTCCCCACGAAGGAAGCAGAACAAAAACCACAATACGGATTGAAATTGTATAACCAGCCATAACTTCAGAACCTAAAATGGCAATAATCCGGTAAAGAGCTATCCAGCTTGAAGTTGCAATGATGTATTGTAAGATTCCTCCAGCGCCTAATTTGAAAAGTTGAAACATCACCTTCAATTTTATTTTCAGGTGATCCAGTTCGAGCCTGATTCGTTTGTGACCATTGAATAACAGGTAAAACTGATAGCAAACAGCAATTGCACGTCCGATAGTTGTTGCTACTGCCGCACCTTTTAAGCCTAATTCGGGAAACGGACCGATACCGAAAATCAACAGCGGATCGAGAACGATATTGATGAGATTTGCGACAATTAAGACCCGCATTGAAATGGCAGCATCTCCGGAACTCCGGAAAACAGCGTTGATAATGAACAAAAGCATAATGACTGCATTTCCGCCAAACATGATAGCCGGAAACAAATATCCGGTTTCGGCCATTTCTTCGGAAGCGCCCATTAGCAAAAGAAAATCTTTGGCATAAATGATTCCAGGAATGGCGATTAGGATAGAAACAATGAATCCCGATAGAATTGCCTGAAACGCAATGATTCCAGCTTTTCCGGCTTTTTTCTCGCCAATACGCCGGGCAATCAGGGCGGTAGTGGCTGTGCTCAATCCCATGCCAATGGCATAAACTATCGTCATTGATGATTCGGTAATTCCTACTGTTGCTACTGCATCGGCGCCTAGTTTCGACACAAAAAAGATGTCGACAACGGCAAAGATCGATTCCATGATCATTTCCAAAACCATTGGAATCGAAAGGATAAGCAGTGCTTTGCCAATGCTGTCGCTGGTGAAGTCGCGGTCGCTTCCGCCGATGGCTTCCTTGATGTTAATCCAAAGTGACTTGAATCGTATAGATTGAAAAAAAGATATAGCGTTTTTATCAGTCATGATAAAAATGATTTAAAATGAAAAAAGAATTGGATAATTAACAAACGAAATCCGCTTTCTGCCTTGCAGAAATTACCAGATTGCGGGATAACAGACCGCCGGAGTAGATGTGATTTTCATGATTCGGTCTTTTAGTGAGCTGCAAATATAAGTAATTTTGAAGTTTAATTTTGAACCTGTTGACGATAAAAATGTTTCAGTGGTAAAAATAATGGAATGAAGAGCATGCGTATTTCTGCGATTATTGGAATTGCTGTATTTATAGTTTCTTGTGCAAACGTGGACAGGGGACTGAATGTAATCAATTCAGTGTCTTTCCCGACGAAAAATATTACGCTGGATAATTCTGTTACTCAACGGTTATTGACTGATTCGGCTGCTAATATTTCCGGACAAAATCCGCTCACAGCAAAGCTTGACGAAATGATTTCTATGGCCGAAAGTCTCCGGAAAAATCAATCGGATAGTGTTTGGAACGCACTTTCTGCAAACTGGTACGACTTTGGAAAAGGTGATGTGTCCATTTTGTCAGCCGATACTTTATCGAATTCTGAAGCATCAGCAATCCTAAGCAAGTGGGTCGATCTAAATATTACTTTGTTGAAATTATCGGGAGAAGTTAAATTTGGTGATGCGATTGAGGATTTGCTTTACAAATTTCCTAGGCTGGTTCTAACTGAAGCGCAGTTAAAATCGATCATCTACACCCATATTGACGATCAGATTTTTATTAATGTTATTGGCTCGTCGAATTTTAATTATCAGCACACAACAGGTGGAAATGTGAAGTTCACTCAACAGGCAGATTATCCGTTGGGTAATGAAATGATTTTAACCTGCGAAGTTGGAGATGTGCGCTACATGGATGTTTTTATACGCATTCCTTCCTGGGCAGTAAACCCTACAGTTACCCATGGCAATGTGAAATATGTAGCTCGTCCGGGCGAATACTGCGAGATTTATCGAAAGTGGAATAACGGTGATGAAATACAAGTGAGGTTGAAAAATTAATACATGAATTGTGACATGTCCGTTCACTAAAGTGAACGGCAAAGTATATTGCTACCTCGATAGATGAGTTATTCTTTGCCGTTGGTTTCAGCCAACGGACATGAATTGAACATGATTTTTTGTTTATTCCTTCGAATGCAGATAAATGTGGTTTCCTTCAGTATCTTCAAAAGATGCAAAGTATCCAATTTCATCGGTGATTTTTGTTTTGGGTGTTATAATTTCTCCTCCTGCTCCATTAACCCGATTTAGAACTGTAAGCAAGTCTTTCCCTCCATTCAGATAAACCTTTGCGCCAAGCGATGTTGGAGTGTATCCATTTCCCTGCACAATAGCGCCGCCAACACCTTCCTGATTCCTTTCCATCGGTAAAAATCCCATGCGATGAGCTCCCATTATTTGGTCATACATTTCGTAGTCGTAAATCCGGGAGTAAAATTCCTTCGCTCTGTCGAATTGAGTACCGGAATTTCAACCCAATTAACTGAATTTGTCATCTTTTCCATAATCAGAGTTTTAAAAGTTTGTGGTTTATAACAAGTACTACGTATTCACGGTCTAATTTGTGATGTAGACTTATTATTTTTTTCTGAAAAAGATTTTGTCAGTCACATTCATTTATCTTTGTGTGCATTCAAAAAAGTAAGTTATGAGTGAACGTCCGTTAATATTGATTAGCAATGATGATGGTGTATCAGCCAAAGGATTGAGAGAATTGACCGAAGTGATGCGCCTTTTTGGTGATGTGCTAGTTGTTGCTCCCGATGGTCACCGGTCAGGTATGTCGAACGCTATTACGGTTGATCATCCGATCCGTTTGATTAAAACAGTTGACGAAGAAGGCTATCAGGTTTATAAATGCTCAGGAACACCTGTCGATTGTGTGAAGCTGGCATTCAATCAGTTGCTCGATCGTTATCCCGATTTTGTGGTTTCCGGAATCAATCATGGTTCAAATTCATCCATCAGCGTGGTCTATTCAGGAACAATGGGTGCCGCATTGGAAGGATGTATTCATGGCATACCTTCCATTGGTTTTTCGCTGAACGATTATGAACCGGAAGCCGATTTTTCACGGGCTAAAATATACGTGGCCCGCGTTTTTCAGCAAGTGGCCGAAAACGGTTTGCCGCCATTTGTTTGCCTGAATGTGAATATACCCAAGGGAGATGTTAAAGGCGTTAAGGTTTGTCGCCAAACTTCCGGAAAATGGGTGGAAGAATTCGATAAACGGACTGATCCGCACAAACGGGAATATTATTGGATGGCAGGTTCTTTTCAGAATTTTGAGGAAGAGGTTGACGGAACCGATATTGCTGCTCTCGAAAACGGGTATGTCTCAGTCGTTCCAGTGAATGCCGATATGACTTGTTATCAGACTTTTGATAGTATGAAATCCTGGAGATTTTAAGATGCCTGCGCGTAAACGAAATACGGCAGATCGGCTTTTGGTAGGCTGGGTGATTGGAATCGTTGTTCCTTTGCTTTTTTTCCTGGTTTTTTACCAGATGAAATATAGCGAAATGCAGTTTATGGTTTATCTGCGGAATGTCTGGGATATGAAGATTTTCCTGAAAATAATCAGTCTTTGTGTGTTCCCGAACCTGGGATTTTTCTTCCTGTTTTACCGCAATAAATACGATATGGCTGCCCGTGGCGTTATTATGGCAACGTTTATGTATGCATTCCTTGTATTGATTGCGAAAATAATTTGAAAACAGTGTTGCGAGTTACAAGTTTCGAGGTGCGGGAACACCTAAATCGAAACCTGTAACCCGCAGCCCGTAACCCGTAACTCATGAGATATTACGTTTTAGCCGGTGAAGCTTCGGGCGATTTACACGCTTCCAACCTGATTAAAGAAATTATCCTGATTGATCCCGAAGCCGAATTTCGTGGATTTGGCGGCGACCTGATGGAAAATGCAGGAATGACCGTTTTGAAACATTACCGCGATCTGGCTTTTATGGGGATTGTACCGGTAATTATGAACATCCGGACGATCCAGAAAAATTTCAGGTTTTGCGAACAGGATATGCTGGCTTTCAATCCCGATGTGCTGATTTTAGTTGACTATCCAGGCTTCAATCTCCGGATGGCCAAATTCGCCAAAGCCCACGGAATACGTACCTTTTATTACATTTCACCCAAAGTTTGGGCATGGAAAGAAAAACGGGTTCACCGGATTATTGCCTATGTTGACGAAATGTTTACCATTTTGCCTTTCGAGACCGAGTTCTTCGCCAAATACAATTATCCGGTCAACTATGTCGGCAACCCTCTGCTCGACGCTATTCTGGAGAAGAAAACGGCTCCGGATTTTCCTCGTTTTATTGCAGAAAATAAGTTAACCGACAAGCCAATATTGGCCGTTTTGCCAGGTAGCCGGAAAGGCGAGATCAGCGTTTTATTACCCACCATGCTGGAGGCAGCGGCTCAATTTCCGGAATACCAATGTGTCATTGCCGGGGCTCCAAACATGGGAATTGAATTCTATCAACCATTTATGAAGGAAAGTTCGGTTCCGGTTATTTGGGGCAAAACTTACGAAATATTGATTCACAGCCGTGCTGCGATAGTTTCATCAGGAACAGCAACGCTCGAAACCGCTATTTTGAATGTTCCTCAGGTAGTTGTTTATCGGTTGACTCCCAGTTGGTTGTTTAACTTCCTGAAATATTTTTTCCTGAGAACTAAATTTGTTTCGCTGGTGAATATCATATTAGGGCGTGAAGCTGTTACTGAACTGATTCAGTGGAATTTTACATTGAAGAAGGTAGTTTCAGAACTCAATAAAATTCTTCACGATCCTAAAAATGAAAAGCGAATGCTCGATGATTACCGCGATATGATGATCAAGCTCGGTGATCCCGGTGCATCACAACGGGCAGCCAAATTGATGGTGGAAAAATTAAAGGTTCTTTAAAACGATAATATGGATGTTGAAATAAGGAAATCGACAGAAAATGACTTTGAAAAGGTCTATCCTCTTTTTGAGCAACTTTGGCCGAATAAGGAACTGGATAAAAAAGAGCTCAAGGTTGTTTTTGATCGGGGCGTAAATTCTGATACCGATGAGCTATTTTGTTTAGCTTATTCTGGCGAAGTAATAGGGTTTTGCGCTTATGCAATTGTGAATAATTTGTGGCAAGCTGGCTATATATCGTACATGTATGCCATGGTTGTTGATGAAAATTACAGAGGGAAGGGATTTGGAACAATGCTTATCAATGAAGCAATTCAGGATTCGAAAAATAAAGGATTAAAACGATTGGAGTTGGATTCGGCGTTCCATCGCGAAAAGGCTCACGAATTTTACCTGAAACTTGGGTTTGAGAAACGGGCATTTTTATTTTCGTATATTCTGTAATTGGTTATTTATTAGATGTTTGTTGAATTGGTAATCCGCCGAAGGCGGATTAATATTAATGATCCCCAGAGAATCTGGGGAAAAAGAGCGAAGAATGGATTGAGAACCCCGAAGTGGGTTCAATTGGTATATTTAAAGTTAAAATTGAACCCTTTTCAGGGTTCTGATTTTGTGGTCGGTTTCTTTCCCCCAACTTCATTGGGGTGATTAATATTAAATCCCTTTGGGATTTTGGTTTGAGATGAATAGGTTAATGAATTGATTTTTTGTGATATATGTTCAGTTTACTAAAGAAAGAAATTACCAGTTTTTTTGGATCGCTCACAGGCTATGTGGTTGTGTTTGTATTCCTGCTGGCTACCAGCTTGTTTTTGTGGGTTTTCCCTGGAAACTATAATGTTTTGGACGGTGGATATGCTTCGCTTGATGGTTTGTTCTCCCTGGCTCCGTGGGTTTATCTTTTCCTGGTTCCGGCGGTCACCATGCGCCTGTTTGCCGAAGAAAAACGACTTGGAACCATGGAAGTTTTGCTTACCCGGCCGCTCTCGGTGATGCAGATTGTGCTGGCTAAATTTTTGGCCGGACTGCTGCTGGTTGCCATTTCTTTGCTGCCAACCTTAATTTATTTCTATTCGGTTTATGCATTGGGTAATCCGGTGGGTTGTATTGATACTGGCAGTACCTGGGGAGCGTACTTCGGCCTGTTTTTTCTGGCTGCGATTTATGTAGCTATCGGTTTATTGGCTTCAGCATTGACCGACAACCAGATATTTGCCTTTATTTTAGCGCTGTTCCTTTCGTTTGTGGCATACCTTGGGTTTGATTTTGTGGGAGCCATGCAATTACCTTCGGCGCTTCAGCAGTGGATAACCGGCTTTGGGATAAATGAACATTATGCTTCCATAAGCAGGGGAGTGGTCGATTCGCGCGACTTGGTTTATTTTATTTCAGTTGTTTTTATCTTCTTGTTCCTTACCAGTCGGATTATTCATTTCCACACCGTTAATTTCAGGAGAGAAATTAAATCAGGAATTCTGGTTTTGATTGGCGTTCTGTTCCTGAGCATTCTTTCCGGACAATTGTTTTTTCGGTTGGATTTAACGGCTGAAAAACGATATTCAATTACCGATGTTTCCAAAAAGCTGGTCAAAAACCTTGAAAAGCCTGTAAACATTACACTTTATCTCGATGGCGAATTACCGGCAGGTTTCCGGAAACTGAAAAAATCGATTCAGGAAAAGATCGCCGATTACAACGCTTATTCGTCGAAACTGATCAATCTGACAGTGGTTGATCCTTACGAGATTTCTGATGCCAAACGTCGTGACCAGCTTTTTGAAGAGCTTGCAGGGAAAGGACTTCAGCCCACTGATATTCGCCAGAATACCGATCAGGGAACAATAACCCGGCGCATTTTCCCGGGCGCATTGATTGAGTATGGCAATAAGATGATAAGCGTCAACTTACTGAAAAACAATCAAAATGCTCATGCTGAAGTTAATCTGAACAATTCAATTGAAAGTCTGGAATACGAGTTTTCAGCCGCTTTCGCTGAATTGATGAGTCCTGAAAAACAGTCGGTTGCTTTTTTGACCGGACAAGGAGAATTGAACGATCATGAAGTTCACGACATCGCTACCAGCCTGACTGAAAAATACAATGTTTTTAATGTCACAAGCACTGAACTGGCAACCAATGGATCACGGATAAAAGCTCTGATTGTAGCCAATCCGTCTCAGAAATTTACTGAAGGTGAAAAATTTCAGATCGATCAATATGCCATGAATGGTGGTCGAATTCTTTGGCTGATTGATCCGGTTTCGGTTAGCCTGGATAGTTTGAGCAACGGAAATATGACTTTGGCATTCCCCCGAAGCCTGAACCTGGACGATCAGTTGTTTCGCTATGGAGTTCGCCTGAATGCGAATCTGGTTCAGGATGCTGAGTGTTTGTTGATTCCAATTATTACTGGTACTTCGTCTAAGTTTACGCCTGCGCCCTGGTATTATTCGCCATTGCTGATTCCTTCCGAAAATCAGGTGATCAGTAAAAGTTTGAACCGGGTAAAAGGCGAATTTGTAAGCTCGATTGATACCGTTGGAAAAGGCAATCAGGTTCGCAAAACGGTTATATTGGCAACATCGGCTTATTCTTTGGTTACTGAAGCGCCTGTCGAAGTGAGCCTGGCCAGTGCGAACAATCCGATTGATCGGAATCTTTTCCGGCAGCCATCGCAAGCAGTTGGAGTGTTATTGGAAGGTACGTTTACCTCGGTATTTAAAAATCGGATGGTCGATTCGTTTGGCGTAAAATCTTCAGCAGTGAAAACCGAAAGTATGCCTACCAAAATGATCGTTTTTTCGGATGGAAATCTAATCGCCAACCAGTACCGCATTCAGGGAGGAATCCCGGAATATATGCCGCTTGGTTACGACCGCTTTTCGAAACAAACTTTCGGGAATAAAGCGTTGTTGCTCAATGCGGTGAATTATCTTTGCGATGATGAGGGCTTGATGGAATTGCGTTCGCGGGTGTTTAAAATCAGGTTGCTCGATAAAGTCAGGCTAAAGGAAGAAAAACTGACGTGGCAATTGCTGAATGTGTTGGTTCCAATTCTTTTGATTTCGGCTTTTGGAGCTGTGTATGTGTATGTTCGCCGCCGCAAATATAAATGCTAAATACTTTTGGATAAAATAATCGTTCATCAATAGGTTAAAAATGGCAAAGTTTGTATATTCGTGAGCTTCCGTTTAATTGTATAGGCAAGTGATTTCAAGGCGAATAAATTGTAAAAAGAATATAAAAACTCTAAAAAAATACCGATGAAATTTGTTGTTTCAAGTACTGAATTACTTAGTCATCTTTCTGCTATCAGCAGAGTAATCAACTCAAAAAATACACTTCCAATTCTCGACAATTATTTGTTTTTGCTGGAAGATAATCGTTTAACCGTTACCGCTTCTGATCTTGAATCAACTTTGATTACAAGTCTGGAATTGGAAAACACCAGCGGAACTGGAACTATTGCTGTTCCGGCAAAAAGGATGAACGACACGCTGAAAGAGTTCCCGGAGCAACCGCTGACTTTCCAGATCGATCCTGAAACTTTCCAGATTGATATTTTTTCGCAAAACGGTAAATTTAGCATTGTGGGCCAAAACGGAGAAGATTTTCCACAACAACCCATTCTGAATGAAGGTGTTGCTTCAACCATTAATGTGAATCACAGCGTGCTTCTAAGTGGTATCAACAAAACACTTTTTGCGACTGCCGATGATGAACTTCGTCCGGTAATGAATGGTATTTTTATTGAACTGACTACCGAGGATATGAAGTTTGTAGCTTCTGATGCTCATAAGCTGGTTCGCTATAAACGTTTCGATGCTAAGGCTGAAAAAGACGCTTCGTTTATCCTTCCGAAGAAACCGGCAGCTATCCTGAAAAGTTTGCTTCCAAAAGAAGACTTTGATGTGAAACTGGAATTTGATGATAAAAATGCGTTCTTCACTTTGAGTAATTATAAACTGATTTGTCGTTTGGTTGAAGGAAATTACCCAAGTTATAATTCAGTTATTCCACAAAACAATCCAAATAAACTGGTTATCGACCGTGTTGAATTTTACAATACAGTTCGTCGCGTATCGGTATTCTCCAATCAGGCAAGTAATCTTGTTCGGTTGAAATTAACTGAAAACCAGTTGGTTGTTTCGGCTCAGGATGTCGACTTTGCCATATCTGCAGTTGAACGATTGAATTGCCAATACGAAGGTGATGACATGGAAATTGGGTTCAAATCAACTTTCCTTCAGGAAATTTTATCGAACCTCTCGGTTACTGATGTAAAAGTTGAACTTTCTGATCCAACCCGTGCTGGTTTACTTTTGCCTGCTGAAAATGAGAACGAAGAAGAAAACGTATTGATGCTTTTAATGCCAATGATGATAAATGCCTGATCTCATTTAGGCTCACAGGAGAAACCTAATGGTGATGAGCCGTTAGGTTTTTTCTTTTCTGAATAATTACAAAAACTTAAATTTTTAATCGTGAATTTGAACCTCAAAAATCCGTTGATTTTTCTTGATCTGGAAACAACAGGAATGAATATAGTGACCGACCGGATCGTTGAAATTGCCTTGATTAAAGTTCATCCGGATGGAAAAGAAGAAGAAAAGCAATACAGGATTAATCCTGAAATGCCAATTCCGGAGGTAGTGACCAAAATTCATGGTATATCCGATGAGGACGTAAAAGACAAACCAACCTTTAAAGAAGTAGCCAAAACCATTGCCCAGTTTATGGAAGGCTGCGATTTTGCAGGATTCAATTCTAACCGCTTTGACATTCCTCTACTTGCTGAAGAGTTTTTGCGGGCCGACGTCGATCTGGATTTAAAGAAACGCAAATTCATTGATGTTCAGGCCATTTTCCACAAGATGGAAAAACGCACTTTGGCCGCAGCTTATAAATTTTACTGCCAGAAACCATTGGAAGATGCGCATAGCGCGATGGCCGATACGAAAGCGACTTACGAAGTATTGAAAGCTCAGCTCGATGTCTACAAAGACGAGGAATACGAAGATGCACATGGTAAGACTTCGAAACCTATAGTGAATGATATTCAGGCGCTAAGCGAATTTTCGGCCTACGATACCAATGTCGACTTTGTTGGCCGTATTGTATATGACGAAAAGGGGGTTGAGATTATCAACTTCGGAAAAAATAAAGGCATCCCAGTTGAGAAAGTTCTGCGCGAACAACCCGGCTATTACGGTTGGATTCTGAACAGCGAATTCCCGTTGTACACTAAAAAAGTGCTGACAGCGATTAAATTAAGAATGAAAGATAATTAATTGGCGCTGTAGAGACGCAATGCATTGCGTCTCTACAATAAAAATAATATTGTATGAAAATAATCTGTGTAGGCCGCAATTATGTGGCGCATGCCAAAGAGTTGAATAACGAAGTTCCTGCCGAGCCGGTTTTATTTATGAAGCCCGATTCGGCGTTGCTCCGGAATAATGATCCATTTTATATTCCAGATTGGTCAAACGATGTGCATCACGAAGTTGAACTGATCGTGAAAATTTGTAAGTTGGGTAAAAACATCGAAAAAAAGTTTGCTTCCCGTTATTACAAAGAAGTTGGACTTGGTATCGACTTTACAGCACGTGACTTACAAAATGCGTTGAAAGATAAAGGATTACCCTGGGAAAAATCCAAGGCATTCGATCATTCGGCAGTGATTTGTTCAGAGTTTGTGTCTGTTGATTCATTACCTGATCGGAATGCAATAAATTTCAGATTAGATATTAATGGAAATACTGTTCAGGAAGGAAATTCAGCTTTGATGATTTTCCCGATTGATGACATTATCGCACATGTTTCGAAATACTTTACCCTGAAAATTGGCGATTTGATTTATACCGGAACTACTGCAGGTGTTGGAAAGGTAAATATTGGGGATCGTCTTGAAGGATATCTGGAAGGAACAAAAAAGTTTGACTTTTGGATTAAATAACTGTGGAAGCCTGAAGTCGCCTCAAAAATTAAAAGAATCAGATATTCCTGAATTGGCATAAAAAAGTGTATTTTTACAGTCCTTAATACCGGGGCTGACTGGTTTTGACAGCGGGTAGAAGAGGTATGTAAGCATGACGGGCCTTGATCGCACAGCCCGTAAATCTGGGCGTTCAAAATTCAATTGGCGAAAATAACTACGCTCTTGCTGCGTAATCAACTTAAAGTAGATTACACTTTATTCCGGTACTAGGTGCTGGAACGAGACATTGCCCGGGTGCTACTTCCCT is a window from the Aquipluma nitroreducens genome containing:
- the gldG gene encoding gliding motility-associated ABC transporter substrate-binding protein GldG yields the protein MFSLLKKEITSFFGSLTGYVVVFVFLLATSLFLWVFPGNYNVLDGGYASLDGLFSLAPWVYLFLVPAVTMRLFAEEKRLGTMEVLLTRPLSVMQIVLAKFLAGLLLVAISLLPTLIYFYSVYALGNPVGCIDTGSTWGAYFGLFFLAAIYVAIGLLASALTDNQIFAFILALFLSFVAYLGFDFVGAMQLPSALQQWITGFGINEHYASISRGVVDSRDLVYFISVVFIFLFLTSRIIHFHTVNFRREIKSGILVLIGVLFLSILSGQLFFRLDLTAEKRYSITDVSKKLVKNLEKPVNITLYLDGELPAGFRKLKKSIQEKIADYNAYSSKLINLTVVDPYEISDAKRRDQLFEELAGKGLQPTDIRQNTDQGTITRRIFPGALIEYGNKMISVNLLKNNQNAHAEVNLNNSIESLEYEFSAAFAELMSPEKQSVAFLTGQGELNDHEVHDIATSLTEKYNVFNVTSTELATNGSRIKALIVANPSQKFTEGEKFQIDQYAMNGGRILWLIDPVSVSLDSLSNGNMTLAFPRSLNLDDQLFRYGVRLNANLVQDAECLLIPIITGTSSKFTPAPWYYSPLLIPSENQVISKSLNRVKGEFVSSIDTVGKGNQVRKTVILATSAYSLVTEAPVEVSLASANNPIDRNLFRQPSQAVGVLLEGTFTSVFKNRMVDSFGVKSSAVKTESMPTKMIVFSDGNLIANQYRIQGGIPEYMPLGYDRFSKQTFGNKALLLNAVNYLCDDEGLMELRSRVFKIRLLDKVRLKEEKLTWQLLNVLVPILLISAFGAVYVYVRRRKYKC
- the dnaN gene encoding DNA polymerase III subunit beta produces the protein MKFVVSSTELLSHLSAISRVINSKNTLPILDNYLFLLEDNRLTVTASDLESTLITSLELENTSGTGTIAVPAKRMNDTLKEFPEQPLTFQIDPETFQIDIFSQNGKFSIVGQNGEDFPQQPILNEGVASTINVNHSVLLSGINKTLFATADDELRPVMNGIFIELTTEDMKFVASDAHKLVRYKRFDAKAEKDASFILPKKPAAILKSLLPKEDFDVKLEFDDKNAFFTLSNYKLICRLVEGNYPSYNSVIPQNNPNKLVIDRVEFYNTVRRVSVFSNQASNLVRLKLTENQLVVSAQDVDFAISAVERLNCQYEGDDMEIGFKSTFLQEILSNLSVTDVKVELSDPTRAGLLLPAENENEEENVLMLLMPMMINA
- a CDS encoding 3'-5' exonuclease, giving the protein MNLNLKNPLIFLDLETTGMNIVTDRIVEIALIKVHPDGKEEEKQYRINPEMPIPEVVTKIHGISDEDVKDKPTFKEVAKTIAQFMEGCDFAGFNSNRFDIPLLAEEFLRADVDLDLKKRKFIDVQAIFHKMEKRTLAAAYKFYCQKPLEDAHSAMADTKATYEVLKAQLDVYKDEEYEDAHGKTSKPIVNDIQALSEFSAYDTNVDFVGRIVYDEKGVEIINFGKNKGIPVEKVLREQPGYYGWILNSEFPLYTKKVLTAIKLRMKDN
- a CDS encoding fumarylacetoacetate hydrolase family protein translates to MKIICVGRNYVAHAKELNNEVPAEPVLFMKPDSALLRNNDPFYIPDWSNDVHHEVELIVKICKLGKNIEKKFASRYYKEVGLGIDFTARDLQNALKDKGLPWEKSKAFDHSAVICSEFVSVDSLPDRNAINFRLDINGNTVQEGNSALMIFPIDDIIAHVSKYFTLKIGDLIYTGTTAGVGKVNIGDRLEGYLEGTKKFDFWIK